Below is a window of Planctomycetes bacterium MalM25 DNA.
GCCATCGAACCGCGGGCACGTCCAGAAGATGTCGTAGTTGTTCCACTCGCCAGGCGGCCGGGTCACGTTGACCATCGGGGGCGTCTGCTTGTAGATCGATCCCGCTTGGCCCTCGGGGTAGGTCTTGTTCTCGAAGCAATCGAGGACCTGCACCTCGTACGTGCCCATCAGGAAGACGCCGCTGTTGCCGCGGCCCTGGCTCTTGCCGGTGGCGGGCAGGGGCGAGGACCACTCCAGGTGCAGCTGGCAATCGCCGAAGTGCTGCTTCGTGCGGATCGCCCCGCCGCCGACCGTGGCGACGCCGTCCGCGACGGTCCACTTCTCGCCGTTCTCCCAAGCCGAAAGGTCGGTTCCGTCGAACAGCACCACCGCGTCCGAAGGGGGGGCGTCGTCCGTCGCGCCGGGCGTGACGACGGGCGGCTCTTGCCACTCAACGGGGGGCAAGTACTCAACGGCGATGGCGGGCGCCGCGAGGAGGGGGAACAGGGCGGCGAGGATCAGGGGGCGAGTCATCGATCTGGGGTTCCGATAAACAGGCTTTTGCGGGCGTGAGCAGTCGGTCGAGTATGGCCCGACGCCACCCGCGCTGCAACGCGCGCCCCGACCGCTCAGCCGATCGCCTCGAGGATCGCCTCGCGGCTGCTCGGCTTGAGGAGCACGTGGCTGACCGAGGGCATCGCCTCGGCCCGCTCGAGGGTCTTTGTGTCGCAATTGCCGGTGAGCACGACGAACCGGGTATCGGGGCAGTCGGGCGAGGCGGTCTCGATGAAATCGAGGCCGTTCATCTCCGGCATGCTGACGTCGCTGACGACCACGTCGAAGTGCCCCGGACCGCCCAACAGGGCCTGCGCTTCGGCGGCGGAGTAAGCGACGCTCAGGTCGTACTCCGCGCTGAACTCGCGCTGCAAGGACCGCAGCATGGGGGCCTCGTCGTCAATGAACAGGATGCGCGACATCTTCTCGAACCCTCTGGTTGCGACTCTTGGCTTGCTTCGTTCGGCCTCGTCGATTCCCACTCACTGGAAGAAGGCTCCACGGAACCCTTCACAGGGCAGCCGACTCAAGGCTAGATCACGCCTCGCGTCCCGGACACGACTTGCCGGAGCTCGGCCGCCCCCCCAGCCCTCACAATCGGAACCGCGGGCCTCAAGAGGGTTCGATTGCCGCAGAATTCGTTCGAAGGGGGGCCTGCCCGGGCCCGGCGGCGAATCCTTGCGGTGAACACCCGCCCCTGCCAGCGAGACGCCCCTCCGATGCCACACGTCTCCCCCCTGCAACTCTCCGTCCCCTACGGCCCCAAGCGCTTCTGGATGCGGTGCGCGATGGTGCTTGGCGTGATCCTGCTGCTGGCCGGTGTGAAGCAGCTCGTCTTAGAAAGAACGATTCACGGCATGGACGCCGACGGATCCCAGATCAACAACTCGGGGCGGCAGCGGATGCTGAGCCAGCAGATCGCAAAGAACGCCCTGAGGATCCGCGAAGCTCAACCAACGGGCGACCCAATCACCCTCGATCGGTCGCGGCGGGAACTCCGCCGGGCTCTCGACGAATTCGAGGCGTTCCACGCCGGAAACCAAAGCCTCGGCAAGGACCAGATCACGGGCGAAACGAACCCCGCGCTGGAGGGTCAGTTCCGGGAGTTGCAAGCAATCCACCGCACCCTCGTCGATCACGCCCGAGGCTTCCTGACCGAGGGCGAGACGCCCGATCCGGAGGAGCTGCTGCACGCGAGCGACCGGTACCTGACGGGCATGAACGCCCTGACGATCGACCTGGCGAACGGCTCCGCCCGCCGCGTTCACGCCGCTCGGCAGACGGCCCGTTGGTGGTGCGGCGCCACGATCGGATTGATCGCGTTGGCTTCGCTGTTTGTTCTGTGGCCGGCTCTGCGAGAATCGCACCAGGACAAGCGCGCCTTCCAGGAGGCGCTCCGCCACCTCGAGCTCGAACGGGCCGCGGGCGAGGTGCTCAACGACTCGCTGCGCGGGGCCCTGGCTCTCAACCGGGCGGTGTTCAGCACGGCGGCCGATTCGGTGATCATCCTCAACCGGGAAGGGATCATCGAGCAGGCCAACCGGTCGGCGGCCGAGACGTTCGCGATCCCCGAGGAGCGTCTGGTCGACAGCCGCATCAACGACCTCATGTCCGAGTGCGACGCCGACGTCCACGACGAGTACCTGAAGCACGCCTGCGAATCGACCACCGACGGCGTCCTCCTCCGCAACCACCACGTTCGTGGCAGGCGGTCCAACGGCAGCCAGTTCCCGGCCGAGCTCTCGGTCTCTAAGGTCCAGGTGGCCGGGCGGACGGTCTTCACGGGCATCCTCCGCGACATCTCCGAGCGGGTCCGACTCGAGGGCCGATTGGCCCAAGCCCGCAAGATGGAATCGGTCGGCCAATTGGCCTCGGGCATCGCCCATGAGATCAACACACCCATGCAGTTCATCGCGACCAACATCAGCTACCTCGACCGCCAACTGACCGGGCTGGTCGACTTCTTCGAGGGATTGAAGAAGGCCCGGGGCGAAGAATTCACCACCGAGGAAAGGGGCCGCCGTGTTCAAGAGCTCCTCGACAACCTGTCGGAGGCCCTCGCCTCGGCCGACATCCGCGGCGCGATCGACGACAGCCTGGTCGGGGTCAATCGGGTCGTTGAGATCATCAGCGCGATGAAAGACTTCGCCCACCCCGGCACCGAATCGAAGGGCGTGGTCGATATCAACCACGTCCTCGAGACCGCCGCGGTGATCGCCCGCAATCGGACCAAGGAGGTGGCGAGGGTGACCCTCGACCTCAACGAGTGCGAGGAGTTCCCGGGCGTCGTGTCGGGGCTGAACCAGACGTTCGTCAACCTGCTGGTCAACGCCGCCGACGCCATCGAGGAAGCGGCCGGCGAGCACGGCGCGATGGGCGACATCCGGGTCACCTCCCGACGGCTGGAGGAGGGCGTCGAGGTGCGCGTGTCGGACACCGGCTGCGGCATGTCCGAGGAGGTCGCCTCGCACGCGTTCGACCCCTTCTACACAACCAAGGACGTCGGCAAGGGGAGCGGCCAAGGGCTCTCCATCGCCTACAACGCGGTCGTCGAGCAGCACCGCGGGCGCATCACCATCGAGTCGGCCCCCGGCGAAGGGACCACGTTCCGCATCTTCCTGCCGATCGTGCCGGCCGCTGTCGAGGTTGGCGCCGAGGACCAGCAGAAGGCCGAGCCCGTCGGCTGATGATCACGGCAGGTCGTACTGCTCGATGAGCGTCTTGAGCCGTTCGGGCCGTTCTTTGACCAGCCAGTTGTTGTTCGCCAACTTGCCCAAGCGCTCGGACAACTCCGAGATCGGCTCAAGCCGGGACTCGAGGTCTTTCGACCCGGCGCCGAGCTGTTCCACGAGACGGCTCCCGGCTAACTCGAGGTGATCTCCCGAGTTGCTCAGGCTCGCCATCGCGGCGGTGAGCCGCTGGTCGGAAGATTTCGTCAGCACGCGACGCACCGTTTCGCTCTTCGACTTGGCGGCCCGTTCGTGCAGGCGCTTCGCGTCGGCGAGGTGCTTCTCGGCCGCCTCGATGCTGGCGCGGGCCTCCGCCAGATGGTCCTCCGCGGGCGAGGCCTTGGCGCCCTCCCCGACCAGACGCGCCTTCAGCAACACGTGGCAGGCGGTGGGGCCCATCCGCAGCAAGTAGACGTGCCCGTCGATAATCTCCGGAGAGCTTTGCTGCTCGACCGGGATCCGCGTCGTGCCGGCCAGTGAGCGGAGGCTGACTGCGCCCAGATCGGCCGCGCGGAACGAGCCGTACCCGCTCCGGAACGTCAGCTTGCCGCCGTGCTGCCTCAGCTCGAAGCGGGTCCGGTGCGGGTCGTTCTCCGGATCGGCGACGAACCGCTCGCCCGGTTTGAGCTTCGCACGCAAGGGCTGCTTGAAGGCGTCGGCCGAGAAGACGACCGGCGAGACCGGCGTGGCGCCGTGGAACACAAGGTACTCCATCTCAACCTCCTTGGGCGTCTCGAGCGTGATCTCGCCCAGGTCGATCTCGTCCTCCTCCGAAAAATCGATCCGCTTCGATTGCGAGACACACCCTTCCGCCGTGATCGTCAGCTGATACTCGATGGGGGAAAAGTCGATCCAGCTAATCAACGAATCCGAACGGCCTTTACGCGGAGGAGCGAATCGCTTGCGTGGTTCGTAACCATTGCTCGGCGTGTTGATCGGGCCGTTCAGCTGACGGAGCGAGAGCACCGTGGGGATCCGCTCGCCCGCTTCGTTGATGACCCTCGCCGTCAGCTTCCGAAAGTTCATTTCCGAGGATCGTTCCATCAGAACCCGACCCAGGTCCGCAAGACGAGTCATCCCCGCGGGCGGTTTCAGGTCGATCGGATCGTACCCGTGCATGCGCAAACCGATCGGGCGTTGGGCGTCCCCGAGCAGATCGATGAAGTAACCCTCAGGCAGAATCGCCATCTGGGCCGAAACGAGCTGCGGATCGCCTCCCCCGCCCAGCTCCACGCGGCCTATCACATAGTGCTGATCATCGGTCTCGATCCCCCGCGACCGCGCCTCGGCGTAGGCTTTTCCCAGTCGCTGCTCAAGAGCGAACTGAGTGAGTGGCGCGGCGCCCTGAAAGGTTGCGGTCTCACGGAGCTGCTTGAGCAGCTCTTCAGGAACCTTCGCCCCCTCGGCGACGGCTTGCTCCTCCTGCGGCGTCATCTGCTTCGCGGCCTCGGGACTTTTCTCGGCCGCCGCGCCCGGCTCGATGAAGCCGAGCGCGTCGCGTGTCTCCGCGTCGGCAAAGCCGGTCGCCGCGAGCCCCGACTCGCGCTGGAAGCGTTCGACCGACCGGGTGGTTAATGGGCCGTAGTCGTCGTCCACGTCGAGGCCGGGCGAGGGATCGAGCACTTCGTTGAGCCGCCTCTGCAGCTGCGAGACCGAGTAGCCGTACTCGCGTCCCTTGTGGGCAAAGACCGAGTTCTCGTCGTCCGAATTCGGCAGCAGCTCGATGCCCGGCTCGACCGCCGCCGCGTCGCCTTCCTCGTCTGCCTCCTCGGTCTTCGCGACCGGTTGGGTCCGCTCGCCCTGCGGAGCGAGCGACGCCGCGTCCGCCCGCTCGAGAACCACCGAGACCATCCAGTCGCCGCCGATATCGACCGGCTTGTGCTCGCTGGGCTCCTGCTGGGCGAGGCCGGTCATCGAGCGCTCGCCGCCGGTGCTCGTGTCGTAGCTCAGGTAGACCCCCTTGGTCCGTCCCGGGTTGAAGTCGATCGCCACCCAGAAGGTCTCGGGCAGGTCGAGCACCGGATCCTTGAAGCGGACGTTAGTCCACTTCTCGGCGCCCCGACGGAAGAGGCCGTAGGCGCCGCGGCGGATGTCGAGGATCTCCGAGCGGTCCTCGCTGAGGAAGCTGATCTCGAAGTCCTCGCGCGGCGCGGTCTTCGTGCCGTAGCGCGAGCCGTGGATCCGCACGCTCTTCACGCCGACCGCCCCTTCGGGCAGCTCGAACTTGATCAGGTGCCCGCTCCCGCCGAGCGACTTCTTGCCGTCGGCCCGGCCGTCGGTGTGATCGACGCGCCCCGGGGCACGCATCGCAACCGGCCGAGCGACTCGATCACTCTGCAGCAGCTGGCGGGCCTCCTCGACCGAGGGGACCGGGTTCTCCTCGAATCGGTTGCGGATCAACACAAGCGTCGGGCCGTTCTCGACCGGATCGCTAAGACCGATCACCTCGATCGGCTGGCCCCGGACGCTGGTGGCGCCACCCGCTTCGGCCGAGGACTCGACCAGCTTGCCGTGCTCGTCTCCCTCCGGGTCTTCGACGGTGAACTGGTGCGTGGATTCCCCGGCGGATTGGTTCCACGCGTCGTACCGCAGGTGGGGGCGCGGACGCTCGTCGTTCGGGAGCAAGACCGGCGCGTGCTCGCCCGGCTTGAGCTCGGCGATCGTGGCCCAGCCCTTCGGGTTCAACGCGCTGGGTCGAGGCACGCCGCTCCACTCCCCGAGCTTCATGTCCGAGTCGGGGCCGTACTGGTTGGCCGCCAGGGCTTTGCCGGTCGCGAACTTCCACACTATCGGCGGCAACGGGACGCCGTACTCCGATTGGAAGTTCACCGCGTGCGAGGCGTTCAGGCCGATCGCGTACGCCTTGCCTGGCGCGAGCTTCACGGGCAGCGTGCAGGTGCGGCCGTCGCGGCTCCAGGCGGCGCGGCCTCCCCCCGTATCGGGGAAGGGCGCGGCCTTCGTGTTGGTCCACGACATGCCGCCCCCCATCTTCCTGTCGAAGGTGACCCGCAGCTTCGTCACGCCCGGATTGACCGACGTCTCGCTGTCGGCGGGGGTCATCTCGACGACCTTCGGCGTCTGCGCCCGTCGGGCGATCGACCGCTTCGCCCCCTTCGTGCTGAACGCGATCGCGCCGTGCGCCGCGGGGACGCCGTCGGTCGACTTGAAGTTTTGGTAGCTCTTCGCGTTGATCCCGACGCGGTAGAACTCGCCCTTCTTCAGGTGGACCGGCAGCACGCAAGTCCGGTTGTCGATCCACCGCGCCTTCGCCCCGGGCGGCACATCCGGCATGAAGGTCTGCTTGTTGCCGGTCCAACTCATGCCGCGCTGCATGTCGCGATCGAAGGTGACGCGGACCTCGGTCAGATCGGGATCGACGTCGGTCGCGCCGTGCTCGGGGACCGATTCGACAAGGACCGGCCACTTGGGGCGCTCGGCCTTCGGCGGCTCGCTCGGTTTCTTGTCGCTCTTGACCGGCTGGAGCTTAGGTTGCTCGCGTTGGTGCGTCGACTTTTTGCGGTTCGCTTCGTGGTACTCGATTGGGTCATCAAGACCGAGTTTTTTTAGAGCCGCGTTGATCTTGTTAAACCGTGCCTGGACCGCAGCCAGCCTAAACGGCGTCCGTTCTGTCTCTTGCGATGCCGTAGAGCTATTGACCTGATCGAGAACCTGATCACGAAGATCGGTTTCCAAGAGGTTGCGCAATGCGTGTATCTGGTGCACGAGGCCGATCAGCCCGTCATCGGTCTCGATCGGGTACTCGTGTTTGCCGAGCGGATACTCAACGGGCCGGTCTTTGAGCCCCAAGGCTTTGCGGGTCGCTTCGTCAGCGAAGGCTGTGACCGACAGGTCCGCTTGACGCTGGAACCGCGCGACGGCCTCGGCGGTTTGCGGCCCGTACTCGCCGTCTACCTCGATGGGGTTGGAGGGCTTGAGCGACTCGTTCAACGCTTTCTGCAAGTTCTCGACTGAGTGCCCATAAGCACGCCCCAAGCGTCGGTGTATTACATCGTCAACGGCGGGCTCTTCACTAGCCAGACTGCGTTGCAGCTGCAAGGCGCGCGCTTCTTCTACCGATCTCCAGTTCTCTGCCCATAGCGCCTCCACGGCGCGCTGAAGCACGTCCTCATCCTTCGCCGCGACCGAACGCATCTCGGCGATCAACGCCTCGCGTTTCTTCTCGTGCGCTTTCGCTCGGACCCCCGCTTGGATCATCTCGATGCGATACGCTTCGCGCATCCTCTCCTTGAGCACATCCGGCTCGACCATCTCGGTGACGCGGATCAGCGGCTCGCCGTTCACGCCCCGATCGCCCCGGTCCTCGAACACCAGGTCGTCACGCAACGCCCGCAGCTTCGCGGCGTCGGTCGCGCTCATGATGCCGCGCGAGGCGACCTTCTTGAGCGCTTTCGGCTCCGCCGGACGAGCGGGCTGCTCGCTCGATTCCGTCAGCTGCACCGTCGCGGTTTGGCCATCCGTCGCGGGCTCGTAGCGGAGGCGCAGGCTGCGGTTCTTGTCGGGCGTGTCGATCGACAGCTCGGCCGGCTCGCCGACCTTGACCTTCATCTTGGCGCCGGAGTCCGTGCGAGCGGCGTCACCGGGACCGGGCGTACCCGTCAAGGAACGCTCACCGCTCACGATTCCGAACACCGCGTTCCAAGTCGATTCGTTCAGCTCCCCGTTCGGCTCAAGACCTTTGGCTTTTTGGTACTTGCGGAGTGCTGCGTCCTGTTCTTGCTTGAGGTCGGCTGGGCCTCCACCACTAATCCGTAGGCGACCTCTTTCTTCATCAGTAAAGGGGAAATCTGACTTAGCGAGCTCATAGTTCACCGCTAGCCGTACGCGGTACCACCATTGGCGAGCGAGCTGTTCATCGAGCCCCTCGTAGTCGAGCGGATCGGTCAGGTGGGACAGCTTCCCGACACGTTCTGTCACTTTAGCCAGCTTCAGTAGCTCGTCAGCCGGCCGATCGGCTTGGTCCATCAGTTCGGACAGCAGCTTCTCGGATTTGGCTTTGAACCGGCGCGCCTTCTCTCGCTCGTCCAAAGCCCGCTTGAGCAGCGCCTTGTAGATCGGCTCGTCGATGACCCGCTTCTTGATCTCAGACCATGCCGTCGCGACCCCGTCCGACCCACGGACCGGGTTCACCAAGCGCTCGCAATTCTGATGTTGGTACTCGTGCGCGCTCTTAGTCAGCGCCCGCATAAGCACCTCGGCGCTCGACGCAGCGTTGATCGTGCGTTCTAGGTCTTCGATCGACTTATCGACTGGCTGAAC
It encodes the following:
- the sigW_8 gene encoding ECF RNA polymerase sigma factor SigW, with the translated sequence MPDTPDCVRVAVSSDSPITAAAPPARDALSARLAPPPQIVATDGELLGRFTRQGDRDALDRLVDRHSAMVWRVCRATLRRPQDVEDAFQATFLLLTKNARSIKSSDSAAGWLYRVAYRTSLRARKKLSLRREEALAVDPLAPSESAFPDLLKKQTTGVLVEELMRLPAKYQTPLVLRYLEGQSRRAIADQTDTTIAGVQGRLARGKQMLRRRLLRRGVSLAAVMGALGLGARGAAAAENAPARVVVQTTSNSVALATGGSVAASAGVLSLYQEGVRAMLAIWIGKPLASTAALVAAALLLLPPGEAGESREGAAASTAPAALQLEVGLEALVPADTPDKGAVELVQATPTPTPAAVLQADRIELASQDNQLVQLRAEGDVQVTTPKAEATAIFDPGDPIPPADDRERLSRLLSLRKRLAELHGRSERLGLPAESEAIKQLAQLHTATDRAIEPLAENLIAEDLAALQAEMETLLPTASQPRETLEEATASAPPTDVASSSVVQPVDKSIEDLERTINAASSAEVLMRALTKSAHEYQHQNCERLVNPVRGSDGVATAWSEIKKRVIDEPIYKALLKRALDEREKARRFKAKSEKLLSELMDQADRPADELLKLAKVTERVGKLSHLTDPLDYEGLDEQLARQWWYRVRLAVNYELAKSDFPFTDEERGRLRISGGGPADLKQEQDAALRKYQKAKGLEPNGELNESTWNAVFGIVSGERSLTGTPGPGDAARTDSGAKMKVKVGEPAELSIDTPDKNRSLRLRYEPATDGQTATVQLTESSEQPARPAEPKALKKVASRGIMSATDAAKLRALRDDLVFEDRGDRGVNGEPLIRVTEMVEPDVLKERMREAYRIEMIQAGVRAKAHEKKREALIAEMRSVAAKDEDVLQRAVEALWAENWRSVEEARALQLQRSLASEEPAVDDVIHRRLGRAYGHSVENLQKALNESLKPSNPIEVDGEYGPQTAEAVARFQRQADLSVTAFADEATRKALGLKDRPVEYPLGKHEYPIETDDGLIGLVHQIHALRNLLETDLRDQVLDQVNSSTASQETERTPFRLAAVQARFNKINAALKKLGLDDPIEYHEANRKKSTHQREQPKLQPVKSDKKPSEPPKAERPKWPVLVESVPEHGATDVDPDLTEVRVTFDRDMQRGMSWTGNKQTFMPDVPPGAKARWIDNRTCVLPVHLKKGEFYRVGINAKSYQNFKSTDGVPAAHGAIAFSTKGAKRSIARRAQTPKVVEMTPADSETSVNPGVTKLRVTFDRKMGGGMSWTNTKAAPFPDTGGGRAAWSRDGRTCTLPVKLAPGKAYAIGLNASHAVNFQSEYGVPLPPIVWKFATGKALAANQYGPDSDMKLGEWSGVPRPSALNPKGWATIAELKPGEHAPVLLPNDERPRPHLRYDAWNQSAGESTHQFTVEDPEGDEHGKLVESSAEAGGATSVRGQPIEVIGLSDPVENGPTLVLIRNRFEENPVPSVEEARQLLQSDRVARPVAMRAPGRVDHTDGRADGKKSLGGSGHLIKFELPEGAVGVKSVRIHGSRYGTKTAPREDFEISFLSEDRSEILDIRRGAYGLFRRGAEKWTNVRFKDPVLDLPETFWVAIDFNPGRTKGVYLSYDTSTGGERSMTGLAQQEPSEHKPVDIGGDWMVSVVLERADAASLAPQGERTQPVAKTEEADEEGDAAAVEPGIELLPNSDDENSVFAHKGREYGYSVSQLQRRLNEVLDPSPGLDVDDDYGPLTTRSVERFQRESGLAATGFADAETRDALGFIEPGAAAEKSPEAAKQMTPQEEQAVAEGAKVPEELLKQLRETATFQGAAPLTQFALEQRLGKAYAEARSRGIETDDQHYVIGRVELGGGGDPQLVSAQMAILPEGYFIDLLGDAQRPIGLRMHGYDPIDLKPPAGMTRLADLGRVLMERSSEMNFRKLTARVINEAGERIPTVLSLRQLNGPINTPSNGYEPRKRFAPPRKGRSDSLISWIDFSPIEYQLTITAEGCVSQSKRIDFSEEDEIDLGEITLETPKEVEMEYLVFHGATPVSPVVFSADAFKQPLRAKLKPGERFVADPENDPHRTRFELRQHGGKLTFRSGYGSFRAADLGAVSLRSLAGTTRIPVEQQSSPEIIDGHVYLLRMGPTACHVLLKARLVGEGAKASPAEDHLAEARASIEAAEKHLADAKRLHERAAKSKSETVRRVLTKSSDQRLTAAMASLSNSGDHLELAGSRLVEQLGAGSKDLESRLEPISELSERLGKLANNNWLVKERPERLKTLIEQYDLP
- the fixL gene encoding Sensor protein FixL; translated protein: MPHVSPLQLSVPYGPKRFWMRCAMVLGVILLLAGVKQLVLERTIHGMDADGSQINNSGRQRMLSQQIAKNALRIREAQPTGDPITLDRSRRELRRALDEFEAFHAGNQSLGKDQITGETNPALEGQFRELQAIHRTLVDHARGFLTEGETPDPEELLHASDRYLTGMNALTIDLANGSARRVHAARQTARWWCGATIGLIALASLFVLWPALRESHQDKRAFQEALRHLELERAAGEVLNDSLRGALALNRAVFSTAADSVIILNREGIIEQANRSAAETFAIPEERLVDSRINDLMSECDADVHDEYLKHACESTTDGVLLRNHHVRGRRSNGSQFPAELSVSKVQVAGRTVFTGILRDISERVRLEGRLAQARKMESVGQLASGIAHEINTPMQFIATNISYLDRQLTGLVDFFEGLKKARGEEFTTEERGRRVQELLDNLSEALASADIRGAIDDSLVGVNRVVEIISAMKDFAHPGTESKGVVDINHVLETAAVIARNRTKEVARVTLDLNECEEFPGVVSGLNQTFVNLLVNAADAIEEAAGEHGAMGDIRVTSRRLEEGVEVRVSDTGCGMSEEVASHAFDPFYTTKDVGKGSGQGLSIAYNAVVEQHRGRITIESAPGEGTTFRIFLPIVPAAVEVGAEDQQKAEPVG
- the algB gene encoding Alginate biosynthesis transcriptional regulatory protein AlgB — encoded protein: MSRILFIDDEAPMLRSLQREFSAEYDLSVAYSAAEAQALLGGPGHFDVVVSDVSMPEMNGLDFIETASPDCPDTRFVVLTGNCDTKTLERAEAMPSVSHVLLKPSSREAILEAIG